A stretch of bacterium DNA encodes these proteins:
- the flhB gene encoding flagellar biosynthesis protein FlhB, with protein sequence MSDEDKQFDATPQKLKRAKEEGQVIKSKDFSTAISLLAMFTILNTVSPMIWDQISKMFVLIYQQIPNKHLEDIGYSYLLFLTILPMIIILVPIMLLAMLVSIIGDFIQVGPLISTKTIEPKFDKLNPVSGFKGIFFSPKTYFELVKNIVKVLILGYVAYIVFKSHITALLGLCAIENTFSILYEFGRIVIDFVMKAGTLFLIIAAADYMFTRWKFLKDQKMSFKEMKDEYKNSEGDPHVKAALRQRRMQMLQQSMLDAVPSADFVTINPIHVAVALKYNTDAMKAPKVIAKGTELFAKKIVTIAKEHNIPVIENPPVARALYRFVDINKEIPPELYKAVAEILLFVYNLHKENNIKNSMI encoded by the coding sequence ATGTCGGATGAAGATAAGCAGTTTGATGCGACGCCTCAAAAGCTAAAAAGAGCAAAAGAAGAAGGTCAGGTAATCAAAAGTAAAGACTTTTCTACTGCTATATCTTTATTAGCCATGTTTACAATACTGAATACCGTCTCTCCTATGATCTGGGATCAGATTTCAAAAATGTTTGTCCTTATTTATCAACAAATTCCAAATAAACATCTGGAAGATATCGGCTATTCATATTTACTTTTTTTAACAATATTACCGATGATTATAATATTAGTGCCAATTATGCTTTTGGCAATGCTAGTTTCAATCATAGGGGATTTTATTCAGGTAGGTCCTCTTATTTCGACAAAGACTATAGAACCCAAATTTGACAAGCTGAACCCTGTTAGCGGATTTAAGGGGATATTTTTCTCACCAAAAACCTACTTTGAACTGGTAAAAAACATTGTAAAAGTACTAATACTAGGCTATGTAGCCTATATAGTTTTCAAAAGCCACATTACTGCCTTACTCGGGCTTTGTGCTATTGAAAACACGTTCTCAATTTTGTATGAATTTGGTAGAATAGTAATTGATTTCGTCATGAAGGCAGGAACATTATTTTTAATAATCGCAGCGGCCGACTACATGTTTACACGCTGGAAATTCCTAAAAGACCAAAAAATGTCCTTCAAAGAGATGAAAGATGAATATAAAAATAGTGAAGGAGATCCTCATGTTAAAGCGGCGTTAAGACAGCGGCGTATGCAAATGCTCCAACAAAGCATGCTTGATGCTGTACCCTCAGCCGATTTTGTTACAATAAATCCTATACATGTAGCAGTGGCATTAAAATACAACACTGATGCAATGAAAGCGCCCAAAGTGATTGCCAAAGGAACAGAACTTTTTGCTAAAAAAATTGTAACAATAGCCAAAGAACATAATATTCCTGTCATAGAAAACCCGCCTGTAGCAAGGGCTTTGTACAGATTTGTCGATATTAACAAAGAAATTCCACCTGAATTATATAAAGCGGTAGCAGAAATTTTATTATTTGTATATAATTTACATAAAGAAAATAATATTAAAAACAGCATGATTTAA
- a CDS encoding segregation/condensation protein A, with translation MANTGFKNNTAFTQPINALTLEVYEDLNKKAENAVDGIEILVEMSKKGKIDPWNIDIADVTDKYLQQLVEIKTNNLKLTGRTLFFAAVLLRLKSDILEGINLNEDDFHEQDFFEELDNTFDDDTENINMNNVISLDDVLERRTSVRLHRERIVTLEDLIKQLEFYEKIDKRLALQNKNSRALRRAKSYEKFTAEDIINMAHDEYIDNSIKVLQSVLERIFLTDKKASLSELIETGMDKVSVYIALLFLSATSDIDLVQDEFYSELYIVQENCEQKPEISIKVDDLKPSRKMKSDIRSFNPDSLSNSKSEAF, from the coding sequence ATGGCTAATACGGGTTTTAAAAACAATACTGCCTTCACGCAGCCAATAAACGCTTTAACTCTTGAAGTTTATGAAGACCTTAATAAAAAGGCTGAAAATGCTGTTGACGGAATAGAAATTCTTGTTGAAATGTCAAAAAAAGGAAAAATTGATCCGTGGAATATTGATATTGCTGATGTAACTGACAAATATCTTCAACAACTGGTAGAAATTAAAACCAATAACCTTAAACTTACAGGAAGAACTCTTTTCTTTGCGGCTGTTCTTTTAAGGCTTAAATCGGATATTCTTGAGGGCATAAATCTTAATGAGGATGATTTTCACGAACAGGATTTCTTTGAAGAGCTTGATAATACTTTTGATGACGATACCGAAAACATCAATATGAACAATGTCATTTCACTTGACGATGTTCTCGAAAGGAGAACCAGTGTACGGCTTCATAGAGAACGTATTGTAACGCTTGAAGACCTTATTAAACAACTTGAATTTTACGAAAAAATCGATAAAAGACTTGCACTCCAGAACAAAAACAGCAGAGCATTAAGAAGAGCCAAGTCCTACGAGAAATTTACCGCCGAAGACATCATAAACATGGCTCACGATGAATATATTGACAACAGTATAAAAGTTCTTCAGTCCGTACTTGAAAGAATTTTTCTTACAGACAAAAAAGCTTCCCTTTCTGAATTAATCGAAACAGGCATGGACAAGGTTTCTGTCTATATTGCGCTTCTGTTTCTTTCTGCAACAAGTGATATTGACCTTGTTCAAGATGAGTTCTATTCGGAACTGTATATTGTTCAGGAAAATTGTGAACAAAAGCCGGAAATATCAATAAAAGTTGATGACTTAAAACCTTCAAGAAAAATGAAATCTGATATTAGGTCGTTCAATCCCGATTCGCTTTCAAATAGTAAATCGGAGGCGTTTTAA
- the scpB gene encoding SMC-Scp complex subunit ScpB codes for MSKKDGLQKKSSDVAPSTPLKCRVEAALFVIGKAASIEEIAEILKEEPVEVEEALLDLIMDYSTRETALEIDDENGYIIQINEDYRDIVEKLVPVELKTPILRTLTIIAIKEPIRQSRLKELRGAVAYDHILELLEKGLITRKKDKNGRSFILKTTSKFAEYFKMKGDTRALAKILDIEATPDVEGIQKEIDYDINSAADTDPN; via the coding sequence ATGTCTAAAAAAGACGGGCTGCAAAAAAAATCATCTGATGTCGCTCCCTCTACGCCTTTAAAATGCAGGGTTGAAGCAGCTCTTTTTGTTATAGGAAAAGCCGCTTCTATTGAAGAAATAGCTGAAATACTTAAAGAAGAACCTGTTGAAGTGGAAGAAGCTCTTCTTGACTTAATTATGGATTATTCTACCCGCGAAACCGCTCTGGAAATTGATGATGAAAACGGATATATAATTCAAATAAACGAAGATTATAGGGATATCGTAGAAAAACTTGTTCCTGTGGAGCTTAAAACACCTATCTTAAGGACTTTAACAATTATTGCGATAAAAGAACCCATCAGACAATCCAGATTAAAAGAACTTCGCGGCGCTGTGGCTTACGATCACATCCTCGAACTTCTGGAAAAGGGTTTAATTACAAGGAAAAAAGATAAAAACGGCAGATCATTTATTTTAAAAACCACCTCTAAATTTGCTGAATATTTCAAAATGAAAGGCGATACACGCGCTCTGGCAAAAATTCTTGACATAGAAGCCACTCCTGATGTGGAAGGGATTCAAAAAGAAATAGATTATGATATAAACAGTGCTGCCGACACAGACCCAAATTAA
- the tsaB gene encoding tRNA (adenosine(37)-N6)-threonylcarbamoyltransferase complex dimerization subunit type 1 TsaB, giving the protein MKILTFDTSTDVMYVTLGNDNNVEAYRISGLRAEAEEVALPLRNAVKGEKSKSYNSAYLLPVIIELLQSLNLTMQDIEAIGVNIGPGSFTGIRASATVAKVMAQQLDVPVVGVSSPEIYSLLNTTDKNTLCLLDARRGKAYMAVYGQDECIILEPHAVEYEKAAEYAQNNDVFIISDNKMSEVIKEAGLECINLSETEENMGFYLAKLTYKHLQGGNLDSFKWHNLKPLYIQPPPISMPKVK; this is encoded by the coding sequence ATGAAAATTCTTACTTTTGATACAAGCACGGACGTAATGTATGTCACTCTCGGTAATGATAACAACGTTGAAGCGTATAGGATAAGCGGATTGCGAGCTGAGGCTGAAGAAGTGGCTTTGCCGCTTCGTAACGCCGTTAAAGGCGAGAAATCAAAAAGTTATAATTCTGCGTATCTGCTGCCTGTGATTATAGAACTTCTGCAATCGCTGAACCTTACAATGCAGGATATTGAAGCAATAGGTGTAAATATAGGACCGGGAAGCTTTACAGGAATAAGGGCTTCGGCTACTGTGGCAAAAGTTATGGCGCAACAGCTTGATGTCCCTGTGGTGGGAGTTTCTTCACCTGAAATTTACTCGCTTTTGAATACTACCGATAAAAATACTCTTTGTCTGCTTGATGCAAGAAGGGGCAAAGCTTATATGGCTGTTTACGGACAGGATGAATGTATAATTCTGGAGCCGCATGCTGTTGAATACGAAAAAGCAGCTGAATATGCTCAAAATAATGATGTGTTTATAATTTCCGATAATAAAATGTCAGAAGTCATAAAAGAAGCGGGATTAGAATGTATAAATCTTTCCGAAACCGAAGAAAATATGGGATTTTATCTTGCCAAACTGACCTATAAGCATTTACAGGGGGGTAATTTAGACTCCTTTAAATGGCATAATTTAAAGCCGCTTTATATTCAACCTCCGCCGATTTCCATGCCAAAAGTTAAATAA
- a CDS encoding cation diffusion facilitator family transporter yields the protein MSSDPYNKNTEPVNHETIIKIEKDSDFESLHIIKEKAIWRALFANIGIAGIKLGCWYVSKSSAMLSEAIHSAADGFNSVCLLVGLKRGSKPADRFHPFGYGLEANVWAIFASIFMLAGTAVSLYKGWSKLFITHHSEIQLLNNYPLIAITLTGSILFELWAVLSASKAVISEAEITADSPIDVFLKSIKCINQIKSPTTKFVWYEDTAALTGAIVALIALTIAKFYTEAQFSYIPDAIASIIIGFMLLGLAFYLLRYNVNFLTGTSAKPDIEANIKHIAEMTTGVSHVLDLKTMDMGSSGLIINMGIEVDPEIQVKEADDIADKLELKLKEKIKNVSHITIEVQASDAEDDWQDKFKKLIEDGKKIEILTPKEAKMLSKFFDFTNTVVDEIMIPRTDVKFIDTEATVDELMDVIISSGHTRIPVYEENIDNIIGIINAKDVLKAIKNCEDKNLIQIKDLVREITIVPENKSISSMLNEFNLNKSQIAAVVDEHGGVAGIVTVEDVLEEIVGEIWDEYDVQIPEITRIDDKTISVYSKMDIYDLNERFGLDLPTEDFQTIGGYIFGLLGREPEIGDEVEANDIKMKVENMDGHKIVRAILYKEDGLIDQFASEE from the coding sequence ATGTCATCAGACCCGTATAACAAAAATACAGAACCAGTTAATCATGAAACAATAATAAAAATAGAAAAAGATTCAGATTTTGAATCTCTTCATATTATCAAAGAGAAAGCAATTTGGAGAGCCTTATTTGCAAATATAGGCATAGCAGGAATAAAACTGGGATGCTGGTACGTGAGCAAAAGCTCGGCAATGCTTTCAGAGGCTATTCATTCGGCAGCAGACGGCTTTAATAGTGTTTGCCTGTTAGTTGGACTGAAAAGAGGAAGCAAACCCGCGGACAGGTTTCATCCTTTCGGATACGGACTTGAAGCAAATGTATGGGCGATTTTTGCCAGTATATTTATGCTTGCAGGTACGGCTGTTTCTTTGTATAAAGGCTGGTCAAAGCTTTTTATAACTCATCACAGCGAAATCCAGCTGCTTAATAACTATCCTTTAATTGCTATAACTTTAACAGGAAGCATTTTATTTGAACTGTGGGCGGTTCTTAGTGCAAGCAAAGCCGTAATATCAGAAGCAGAAATCACGGCTGACAGCCCTATTGATGTTTTTTTAAAATCCATAAAATGCATAAACCAAATAAAAAGTCCTACTACAAAATTTGTCTGGTACGAAGACACTGCTGCTTTAACGGGTGCAATAGTTGCTTTAATTGCTTTAACAATAGCAAAATTTTATACAGAAGCGCAGTTTTCATACATTCCTGATGCTATAGCCTCCATAATAATAGGTTTTATGCTTTTAGGACTTGCTTTTTATTTGCTTCGCTATAATGTAAACTTTCTTACAGGGACTTCTGCAAAACCTGATATTGAAGCAAACATAAAACATATTGCCGAGATGACAACAGGAGTTTCACATGTTCTTGACCTGAAAACAATGGATATGGGGTCATCTGGTTTAATTATTAATATGGGAATTGAAGTTGATCCCGAAATTCAGGTTAAAGAAGCTGATGATATTGCCGATAAACTTGAGCTTAAGCTAAAAGAAAAAATTAAAAACGTTTCCCATATTACAATAGAAGTTCAGGCAAGTGATGCTGAAGATGACTGGCAAGATAAATTTAAGAAATTAATTGAAGATGGCAAAAAGATCGAGATTTTAACGCCCAAAGAAGCCAAAATGCTCTCTAAATTCTTTGATTTTACCAATACTGTAGTTGATGAAATTATGATTCCAAGAACTGACGTTAAGTTTATAGACACAGAAGCTACTGTTGATGAACTCATGGATGTTATTATTTCATCGGGACACACCAGAATCCCTGTTTATGAAGAAAATATCGATAATATTATCGGTATTATTAATGCAAAAGATGTTTTAAAAGCTATAAAAAATTGTGAAGACAAGAACTTGATTCAAATAAAAGACCTTGTTCGAGAAATTACAATTGTTCCCGAGAATAAATCAATAAGCAGTATGCTTAACGAATTTAATTTAAATAAATCGCAAATTGCGGCTGTGGTAGATGAACATGGCGGAGTTGCAGGTATTGTAACCGTAGAAGATGTTCTCGAAGAAATAGTAGGCGAAATTTGGGATGAATATGACGTTCAAATTCCTGAAATAACAAGGATTGATGATAAAACAATAAGTGTTTATTCAAAAATGGATATTTATGATTTGAATGAAAGATTCGGGCTTGACCTTCCTACAGAAGATTTTCAGACAATAGGCGGATATATATTCGGTTTGCTTGGCAGAGAGCCGGAAATAGGCGATGAAGTTGAAGCTAATGATATAAAAATGAAGGTCGAAAACATGGATGGGCATAAAATTGTCAGAGCCATTTTATACAAAGAAGACGGCCTTATAGACCAGTTTGCCTCAGAAGAATAA
- a CDS encoding class I SAM-dependent methyltransferase, producing the protein MSEVVTTWSKWLNNSRFAGSSEEEKQQMNSLLFEIRDTILDRANLKLNDVLLDVGTGTGLLAFGAYERLKGAGKVIASDAFLDCVEECYKIAESYGIENEIIFLQTDAADTKLPDSSVDVIVTRSVLVHILDKHKTINEFFRILKHGGRISSYEAVMNKNTKFYELINPDNFSNYEKLKEVEDKIISNESDPLLNFNESTLKENLKNAGFNNIDIIPAEPFSKIDFSKDIVDDWFNSVLSVGQPTIKEKYLRYLSENEVNEFIENLKTEFSEKIVTINLPKVYISAEKY; encoded by the coding sequence ATGTCCGAAGTTGTAACAACATGGTCAAAATGGCTTAATAATTCAAGATTTGCAGGTTCTTCAGAAGAAGAAAAACAACAAATGAACTCATTGCTGTTTGAAATTAGAGATACAATTCTTGATAGGGCTAATTTGAAATTAAATGATGTTCTTCTGGATGTAGGAACAGGAACAGGACTTCTTGCTTTTGGGGCGTATGAAAGACTAAAAGGCGCAGGAAAAGTTATTGCTTCTGATGCTTTTTTAGATTGTGTTGAAGAATGCTATAAAATTGCTGAATCTTATGGAATAGAAAATGAAATAATCTTTCTTCAAACAGATGCTGCTGATACAAAGCTTCCTGATTCTTCGGTTGATGTTATTGTTACAAGGTCAGTTCTGGTTCATATTCTTGATAAACATAAAACAATAAATGAATTTTTCAGGATATTAAAACATGGCGGAAGAATATCAAGTTATGAAGCCGTTATGAACAAAAATACAAAATTTTATGAGCTAATTAATCCGGATAATTTTTCTAACTATGAAAAATTAAAAGAAGTAGAAGATAAAATTATATCTAATGAAAGTGACCCGCTTTTAAATTTTAACGAAAGTACTCTTAAAGAAAATTTGAAAAATGCTGGTTTTAATAATATTGATATAATTCCTGCCGAACCTTTTTCAAAAATTGATTTTTCAAAAGACATTGTTGATGATTGGTTTAACTCCGTATTAAGCGTTGGGCAGCCCACTATAAAAGAAAAATATCTTCGCTATCTTTCAGAAAATGAAGTAAATGAATTTATTGAAAATTTGAAAACAGAATTTAGCGAAAAAATAGTAACTATTAATCTGCCAAAAGTTTATATTTCCGCAGAAAAATATTAA
- the smc gene encoding chromosome segregation protein SMC: MYISKIEIDNFKSFANKTEIPFLEGFTTVSGPNGSGKSNIIDGILFALGLSTSRTLRAEKIFHLINTHNKRNDASVKVYFAKKDGTEPFSITRKIKKSSNGYVSSYYVNDKVSTLTDIHDELSKYNISPGCYNVMMQGDVTNIINISANERRKIIDEIAGVADFDRRIEQAKKELDIVEERVGKSNIILSEVDIRLIQLEEEKQHALKYQKLREEKHQHESKLHVVRYFEIKNSFERLHESILHANKEKKEEEKKLSELSNMLLAAQTKLKDLSEDIKNKGEDEQIEVKKQIETLKGIISRKKDSITFTEKQIKDNIHGIESAQRNIQELTEKIEDSNLKISNKNTEIKILEENIKTEKEHLQRVLDEVSGINKTANAHLEKRNALRKQIENKKDEENAILKEKLTLQEKVSRFSRDIEESKQKILEVENLKIESVEKKNILETQTIELDKELKDFELVQKNNLYNHDKIKNEISDLTYNINTAYRKIAQLEANKRAAEDAGFGRAIDTVLKADIEGVHDILAKLGKVDDEYSTALEIAMGGRMRNIVVDDDETASIAIEVLKSSRAGRATFLPLNKMKPRPWGMKPPKDAGIIDFAINLVEFDSVYEPAFNYALGDTLIVEDLNVARRLMGKYRLVTLDGGLIEKSGAMTGGEAQKSGLKFAQSEDEELSKFKERFEKLQDKAINLETQKQEIEKKLDEVRRDYSNAMTESNKKKMELENLLKNLKEADTTIILKQQNIEKITPEFEIAEKELEEITLKLNTFSVEIQKLAKEMEIIEQALPKDELLKLNEQTEGIEFEIKRYESKLSNCLNDIKSVELEINFNKLTISTQKDKIERTTEENIKLSKENESFVVEISNTEEKAKELEEKIREISLELSELQGERDKFHAEVLNLETNKNGLQLKIERLVAQVEAFKVSRKEKEPELDAIREELIKQGFEIAQLSPTTISVDEVHKSIARLQKRMEEMEPVNMKALTEYDEVKFRKDELKNKIDTLIKEKQQIVERMNGFEDLKIKSFKETYDNVNSNFEGIFAQLSDGTGKIVLENEENPLLGGLTIEAQPRDKKMQRLESMSGGEKSLTALAFVFAIQRYLPAPFYAFDEVDMHLDGINAERLAQLIKSQSSNTQFVVVSLRKPMIEAADRTIGVTQKNSGITKVTGVKLHG, from the coding sequence ATGTACATCAGCAAAATTGAAATAGACAATTTTAAGTCTTTTGCCAATAAGACAGAAATCCCTTTTCTTGAAGGATTTACGACGGTTTCGGGACCAAACGGTTCTGGAAAGAGCAATATTATAGACGGTATTTTATTTGCTCTGGGTCTGTCGACCTCAAGAACACTTCGTGCTGAAAAGATTTTTCACCTGATAAACACACATAATAAAAGAAATGACGCCAGCGTTAAAGTTTATTTTGCAAAAAAAGACGGTACAGAGCCGTTTTCTATAACAAGAAAAATCAAAAAATCATCTAACGGTTACGTCAGCAGTTATTACGTTAACGACAAAGTTTCCACACTCACAGATATTCACGATGAATTATCAAAATATAACATCTCACCGGGCTGCTATAACGTTATGATGCAGGGTGATGTTACCAATATTATTAATATAAGCGCTAATGAAAGGCGCAAAATCATAGATGAAATAGCAGGAGTAGCCGACTTTGACAGAAGGATAGAACAGGCGAAAAAAGAACTTGATATTGTCGAAGAACGCGTTGGCAAATCCAATATAATTCTCAGCGAAGTTGATATCAGGCTTATTCAGCTGGAAGAAGAAAAACAGCATGCTTTAAAATACCAGAAATTAAGAGAAGAAAAACATCAACATGAGAGCAAACTGCATGTGGTCAGGTATTTTGAGATAAAAAATTCTTTTGAACGCTTACATGAAAGCATTCTTCACGCTAATAAAGAAAAAAAAGAAGAAGAAAAAAAGCTTTCAGAGTTAAGCAACATGCTTTTAGCAGCGCAAACAAAGCTTAAAGACTTATCTGAAGACATAAAAAACAAAGGTGAAGACGAGCAGATAGAAGTTAAAAAGCAGATAGAAACATTAAAAGGAATAATTTCCAGAAAAAAAGACAGTATAACCTTTACAGAAAAACAAATTAAGGATAATATTCACGGAATAGAAAGCGCTCAAAGAAATATTCAGGAATTAACAGAGAAAATAGAGGATTCAAACCTCAAAATTTCCAATAAAAATACCGAAATAAAAATCCTTGAAGAAAATATAAAAACAGAAAAAGAACATCTTCAAAGAGTTCTGGACGAAGTTTCCGGAATTAACAAAACTGCAAATGCACATTTAGAAAAACGAAACGCTCTAAGAAAACAGATCGAGAACAAAAAAGACGAAGAAAATGCTATTTTAAAAGAGAAACTTACCCTCCAAGAAAAGGTTTCCAGATTTTCAAGAGACATAGAAGAATCAAAACAAAAGATTCTTGAAGTTGAAAATCTTAAAATAGAATCTGTTGAAAAGAAAAATATTCTGGAAACACAGACAATAGAGCTGGATAAAGAACTAAAAGATTTCGAGCTCGTTCAAAAGAACAATCTTTATAATCACGATAAAATTAAAAATGAAATAAGCGATTTAACTTATAACATCAACACTGCTTACAGAAAAATTGCCCAGCTTGAAGCTAACAAAAGGGCTGCGGAAGATGCAGGATTCGGAAGAGCCATTGATACGGTGCTTAAAGCTGATATTGAAGGTGTTCACGATATTCTGGCAAAGCTGGGAAAAGTTGATGACGAATATTCAACCGCTCTTGAAATAGCTATGGGCGGAAGAATGAGAAATATTGTCGTTGATGACGATGAAACAGCAAGTATAGCTATAGAAGTTCTCAAATCTTCACGTGCGGGAAGGGCAACTTTTCTTCCGCTCAACAAAATGAAACCACGCCCTTGGGGAATGAAACCTCCAAAAGATGCCGGTATAATAGATTTTGCAATAAATCTTGTTGAGTTTGACAGTGTTTATGAACCGGCATTTAATTACGCACTCGGGGATACGCTTATAGTAGAGGATTTGAATGTTGCAAGGCGTTTAATGGGCAAATACAGGCTTGTTACGCTTGATGGCGGGCTTATAGAAAAGTCCGGTGCAATGACAGGCGGTGAAGCGCAGAAATCAGGGCTTAAATTTGCTCAATCTGAAGACGAAGAACTTAGTAAATTCAAAGAAAGATTTGAAAAACTTCAAGATAAAGCGATAAATCTCGAAACACAAAAGCAGGAAATAGAAAAAAAACTTGACGAAGTCCGCCGGGATTATTCAAATGCGATGACTGAATCAAACAAAAAGAAAATGGAGCTTGAAAATCTGCTTAAAAATCTTAAAGAAGCAGACACAACAATAATTTTAAAGCAGCAAAACATTGAAAAGATAACTCCTGAATTTGAAATTGCCGAAAAAGAATTGGAAGAAATTACACTTAAATTAAACACTTTTTCTGTTGAAATTCAAAAACTTGCAAAAGAAATGGAAATAATAGAACAAGCCCTTCCGAAAGATGAATTATTAAAGCTCAATGAGCAAACAGAGGGTATAGAGTTCGAAATTAAGCGTTATGAAAGCAAACTTTCCAACTGCCTCAATGATATTAAATCGGTTGAATTAGAAATCAACTTTAATAAACTTACAATATCAACTCAAAAAGACAAAATAGAGCGCACAACTGAAGAAAATATCAAACTTTCCAAAGAAAATGAATCTTTTGTTGTTGAAATCTCGAACACAGAAGAAAAAGCAAAAGAACTCGAAGAAAAAATTCGTGAAATAAGTTTAGAATTAAGCGAACTGCAAGGCGAAAGAGATAAATTCCACGCAGAAGTTCTAAATCTGGAAACCAATAAAAACGGGCTTCAATTAAAAATAGAAAGACTTGTTGCTCAGGTAGAAGCCTTTAAAGTCAGCCGCAAAGAAAAAGAACCCGAGCTTGACGCGATAAGAGAAGAACTTATAAAACAAGGCTTTGAAATAGCACAGCTTTCGCCAACAACAATTTCTGTTGATGAAGTTCATAAAAGCATTGCAAGACTTCAAAAACGTATGGAAGAGATGGAACCTGTCAATATGAAAGCTCTTACAGAATATGACGAGGTAAAATTCAGAAAAGACGAGCTTAAAAACAAAATAGACACGCTTATAAAAGAAAAACAACAGATAGTTGAAAGAATGAACGGCTTTGAAGACCTTAAAATAAAGTCTTTTAAGGAAACTTATGATAATGTAAACAGCAATTTCGAGGGGATTTTTGCTCAACTTTCCGATGGTACAGGAAAAATAGTGCTTGAAAATGAAGAAAACCCTCTTTTAGGCGGTTTAACTATAGAAGCACAGCCAAGAGACAAAAAAATGCAGCGTCTTGAATCAATGAGCGGTGGTGAAAAATCTTTAACGGCTCTGGCATTTGTTTTTGCCATTCAGAGATACCTTCCTGCACCTTTTTATGCATTTGATGAGGTAGATATGCACCTTGACGGAATAAACGCAGAAAGACTTGCCCAATTAATAAAATCACAGTCTTCTAATACTCAATTCGTAGTGGTATCATTAAGAAAACCTATGATTGAAGCTGCGGACAGAACTATAGGCGTTACACAGAAAAACAGCGGAATTACTAAGGTTACAGGAGTGAAGTTGCATGGCTAA
- a CDS encoding sigma-70 family RNA polymerase sigma factor encodes MQSQVKEYIDIIEKVARIEQRRIPSHMVEYEELVSIGIIAIQALVKNKTTEQLEKYNKSYIGTAVRWAIRNELRNRYRWYSYKAGKTEGEETESSEIDLAPEKIREGIYSTILSIDSISDASDNDSPFDFIKDGSALPDERLELIELSKAIKKAIASLPPKERTIVEYRFYRNLQIKDIATQVGLSSSRITRIIQAALNNIRQHLLENDQI; translated from the coding sequence TTGCAAAGCCAGGTAAAAGAATACATTGACATAATAGAAAAAGTTGCTCGGATAGAGCAAAGACGTATACCATCGCACATGGTGGAATACGAAGAACTGGTTAGTATTGGTATTATTGCAATACAGGCTCTTGTGAAAAATAAAACCACTGAACAACTTGAAAAATACAATAAATCATATATTGGAACTGCTGTAAGATGGGCTATAAGGAATGAACTTCGGAATCGCTACAGATGGTATTCCTATAAAGCAGGAAAAACTGAAGGCGAAGAAACCGAATCCTCAGAAATTGATTTAGCTCCCGAAAAAATAAGAGAAGGTATTTATTCGACAATACTCTCCATTGACAGCATATCAGATGCTTCTGACAACGACAGTCCTTTTGACTTTATTAAAGACGGTTCTGCCCTTCCTGACGAAAGGCTTGAGCTTATTGAATTAAGCAAAGCCATAAAGAAAGCTATTGCAAGTCTTCCTCCAAAAGAAAGAACTATTGTAGAATACCGTTTTTACAGAAACTTGCAGATAAAAGATATTGCAACACAAGTTGGTCTTTCATCCTCAAGGATTACGAGGATTATTCAGGCGGCTTTAAACAATATCAGACAACATTTATTAGAGAACGACCAGATTTAA